Proteins encoded within one genomic window of bacterium:
- a CDS encoding response regulator, with protein MKKTVLIVEDHPDALEFFEEVLQEHGYQVLTAENGRKGLDLAQANKLDALLLDVNLPQLTGREIYEALRKQAKYKSLPIIFITADQGDDVSDLVAKPHTHYMKKAIDVNRLVDLLGDVLGA; from the coding sequence ATGAAGAAGACCGTTCTAATCGTTGAAGACCATCCGGACGCCCTCGAATTCTTTGAAGAGGTCCTCCAGGAGCATGGCTATCAGGTCCTGACCGCCGAGAACGGCCGCAAGGGCCTCGACCTCGCCCAGGCCAACAAGCTCGACGCCCTGCTGCTGGACGTGAACCTTCCCCAGCTGACGGGCCGCGAGATCTACGAGGCCCTTCGCAAGCAGGCCAAGTACAAGAGCCTGCCCATCATCTTCATCACCGCGGACCAGGGGGACGACGTCTCGGATCTCGTCGCCAAGCCGCACACCCACTACATGAAGAAGGCGATCGACGTCAACCGCCTCGTCGACCTTCTGGGCGACGTTCTCGGCGCCTAG